Proteins from a genomic interval of Medicago truncatula cultivar Jemalong A17 chromosome 3, MtrunA17r5.0-ANR, whole genome shotgun sequence:
- the LOC25490881 gene encoding GDSL esterase/lipase At5g45910, whose amino-acid sequence MVMIFIIFAITFTYCFLGNVVSISNGNEIFVRDEIYANSLPYEAIFNFGDSISDTGNAAAFSNKTMPDNSPYGSTYFKHPSGRLSNGRLIIDFIAEAYGLPFLPAYMNVNNSQEDMKKGVNFAFSGASALKKIYFARRGIIEPQTDHSLSVQFEWFKKLKPFMCKSKKECTSYFKKSLFIVGEIGGNDVLQYISSKKFKKIRKVVPYLVESITHTTISLIKEGAVELVIPGNFPIGCNAGVLTNVISTKKEDYDELGCLIAYNAFAEYYNEQLKNSIETLRHKYPQAKIIYFDYYNNLKRLYQTPQQYGFISDKEEILKACCGGSGPYHVNLEIFCGTGSSTVCPDPSKYINWDGSHLTEASYKLIAKGLVEGPFANPSLKTPLFNIA is encoded by the exons ATGGTGATGATATTCATTATCTTTGCCATCACCTTCACATATTGTTTTTTAGGAAATGTTGTTTCAATTTCTAATGGCAATGAGATTTTTGTTCGAGATGAGATATATGCCAATTCTTTACCTTACGAAGCCATCTTTAATTTTGGTGATTCTATAAGTGACACCGGAAATGCTGCTGCATTCAGTAACAAAACTATGCCTGACAATAGTCCTTATGGCTCAACTTACTTCAAACATCCATCTGGACGTTTATCGAATGGACGACTGATCATAGATTTTATAG CTGAGGCATATGGATTACCATTTTTGCCGGCATATATGAATGTCAACAATAGCCAAGAAGACATGAAGAAAGGAgtaaattttgcattttcagGTGCTAGTGCACTTAAAAAGATTTATTTCGCTCGTCGTGGAATCATAGAACCACAAACAGATCATTCATTGAGTGTGCAATTTGAGTGGTTTAAGAAACTAAAGCCATTCATGTGTAAAAGCAAAAAAG AATGCACTAGCTACttcaaaaaatcattgtttatagTGGGAGAGATTGGTGGGAATGATGTTCTACAGTATATCTCatctaaaaagtttaaaaaaataagaaaagttgTTCCCTATTTGGTTGAATCTATTACACATACCACCATC tCATTAATCAAAGAAGGAGCCGTGGAGCTAGTGATTCCTGGAAACTTTCCAATTGGGTGTAATGCTGGAGTGTTGACAAATGTGATTAGTACGAAGAAAGAAGACTATGATGAACTTGGGTGCCTGATAGCTTACAATGCTTTCGCCGAATACTACAATGAACAACTTAAAAATTCTATAGAGACATTAAGACATAAATACCCTCAAGCTAAGATAATATATTTTGACTACTACAACAATCTCAAACGTTTATATCAAACACCACAACAATATG GTTTTATTTCTGATAAGGAAGAGATTTTGAAAGCATGTTGTGGAGGAAGTGGACCATACCATGTTAATCTTGAAATATTTTGTGGAACGGGTAGCTCAACAGTTTGCCCCGACccttcaaaatatataaattgggATGGCTCACACTTAACTGAAGCATCATATAAGTTAATAGCAAAGGGACTAGTTGAAGGCCCTTTTGCAAATCCTTCCCTTAAAACTCCTCTTTTCAATATAGCTTAG